Proteins found in one bacterium BMS3Abin11 genomic segment:
- the vapC_2 gene encoding tRNA(fMet)-specific endonuclease VapC translates to MTIALRYLLDTNILSDLVRQPQGPVASHITRVGEETICTSIIVAAELRFGAVKSGSSKLADRMDLILSAIEILPLEIGADREYGKLRHYLARKGIPIGPNDMLIAAHALDTDLIMVTANLREFTRVPGLKVENWLVE, encoded by the coding sequence GCTCGATACAAATATTCTTTCAGATCTGGTTCGGCAACCACAAGGCCCGGTCGCAAGCCACATCACAAGAGTGGGAGAAGAAACTATCTGCACAAGTATTATTGTCGCTGCAGAACTCCGCTTTGGTGCCGTTAAGTCAGGCTCCAGTAAACTCGCAGATCGCATGGATTTAATTCTCTCTGCCATAGAAATCTTACCGCTGGAAATTGGCGCCGACCGGGAATATGGAAAGTTACGCCATTATCTTGCACGCAAAGGCATACCGATTGGCCCAAACGACATGCTTATCGCTGCACATGCATTAGATACAGACTTAATCATGGTAACTGCTAATCTCAGAGAATTCACGCGTGTACCAGGCCTTAAAGTCGAAAACTGGTTAGTCGAATAG
- a CDS encoding nucleotidyltransferase domain protein, which translates to MKKQEVMKLFSEHKTRLMQEFGVTDLALFGSTSRDTAGPQSDIDILVTFDGSATSSA; encoded by the coding sequence ATGAAAAAACAAGAAGTCATGAAGCTGTTTTCTGAGCACAAAACCAGGCTGATGCAGGAATTTGGTGTCACTGATCTGGCGTTGTTTGGTTCAACATCACGCGACACTGCAGGGCCACAAAGTGATATTGATATACTGGTAACGTTTGATGGTTCAGCCACATCCAGTGCGTGA